Proteins from one Fibrobacter sp. genomic window:
- a CDS encoding glucosamine-6-phosphate deaminase: MGRDSELVISPVERAALKESAFDFQYLPEEKLPAIVVDNIPALGRLAALRFIEWAQGNPGGVISLPTGKTPEYFIKWMQWILGNWDTKGVQDLLAGNELSSRKPDLKSLYYVQIDEFYPMNPLQVNSFNYYVNKFYIKGLGLDPAKCLFMDCSRIGMGPDQSTDDIWPDNKVDLSLRFRTPETPLEIIQREALLRVDQWCLEHEDRIRALGGIGFFLGGIGPDGHIGFNIRGSDHHCTTRLTGTNYETQAAAAADLGGIDISRNRLVITIGLGTITFNPDCTVIIIAAGASKAEVVARAIEGQKCVDIPASAFHSMPNARFYLTKGAAGLLQRRQYQVITKSPEIGLETAERVIIDCALRNCKRVIDLTEDDLKSDIMGEAVLHRSGKDLHDLLSGVKDRLQSAVEAGAKVAQDVCILHTEPHHDDIMLGYLPAAVRHVRSAANRHVFATLTSGFTAVTNRFMLEKLSRALEFMDLPEYKMLSDEGYFTGSNRKARNRDIWQYLDGVTSGDCQMQAEGESRRLIRDLGEIYGSYDVASVKARIQELISYFRNAYPGKRDPEEVQRLKGMRREWEAECLWGYFGWNSKNVHHLRLGFYTGDIFNPQPTQERDVAPVAALLSEVNPDIVTVALDPEGSGPDTHYKALQAVADALRVYSRKTGRKEIKVWGYRNVWYRFHPSEANKFVPVSLNMFAVMKAAFMHSFVSQKDAPFPSYEYDGPFCDLAQKIQVDQYHAVKTCLGREWFYEHPSPLIRATRGIVYLKEMSLEELYSHTRELAMATENFTAPDK, encoded by the coding sequence ATGGGAAGAGACTCAGAGTTGGTAATTTCTCCGGTCGAAAGAGCTGCGCTGAAAGAGTCCGCTTTCGATTTTCAATATTTACCCGAAGAAAAACTTCCTGCGATAGTGGTCGATAATATCCCTGCGCTGGGTCGTCTGGCCGCATTACGCTTTATAGAGTGGGCCCAAGGGAATCCCGGCGGTGTGATTAGCCTTCCGACTGGAAAAACTCCGGAATATTTCATCAAATGGATGCAGTGGATTCTGGGCAACTGGGACACTAAAGGCGTACAGGATCTCCTTGCCGGAAATGAGTTGTCTTCGAGGAAACCGGATCTGAAAAGTCTCTACTATGTGCAGATTGATGAGTTCTATCCAATGAACCCGCTTCAGGTAAACAGTTTCAACTACTATGTAAACAAATTTTACATAAAGGGACTCGGCCTCGACCCTGCGAAGTGTCTTTTCATGGATTGCTCACGGATTGGAATGGGGCCAGACCAGTCCACTGATGATATCTGGCCGGATAACAAGGTAGATCTCAGTCTGCGGTTCAGAACTCCGGAAACTCCTTTGGAGATTATCCAAAGAGAGGCACTCCTGAGAGTTGACCAGTGGTGTCTTGAGCATGAGGACAGAATCCGCGCTCTTGGCGGAATCGGGTTTTTTCTTGGTGGAATAGGCCCCGATGGTCACATCGGGTTTAATATCCGCGGCTCTGATCATCATTGCACCACCCGCCTTACAGGTACAAATTACGAGACACAGGCCGCAGCAGCCGCCGATCTTGGTGGAATCGATATCTCCCGAAACAGGCTTGTTATTACTATCGGGCTTGGGACCATAACTTTTAACCCCGATTGCACAGTGATAATTATTGCTGCCGGTGCATCAAAGGCAGAAGTGGTTGCGCGGGCCATTGAGGGGCAAAAATGTGTGGATATACCGGCAAGTGCTTTCCACTCGATGCCAAATGCCAGATTTTATCTGACAAAAGGAGCTGCCGGGCTTCTGCAGAGACGCCAGTACCAGGTTATCACAAAATCCCCTGAAATCGGTTTGGAAACTGCAGAGCGTGTTATTATAGATTGCGCACTCCGTAATTGTAAACGGGTGATAGATCTCACTGAAGATGACTTGAAGAGTGATATCATGGGGGAGGCTGTTTTGCACCGCTCAGGGAAAGATCTTCATGACCTTCTCTCCGGAGTAAAGGATCGGCTTCAATCTGCTGTTGAGGCGGGGGCAAAGGTTGCTCAGGATGTGTGCATTCTTCATACGGAACCACATCATGATGATATCATGCTGGGATATCTTCCTGCAGCCGTGCGTCATGTCCGCAGTGCCGCCAACAGACATGTTTTTGCCACACTGACAAGCGGGTTTACAGCGGTAACCAACCGGTTTATGCTTGAGAAGCTCTCCAGAGCTCTTGAATTTATGGATCTGCCTGAGTACAAAATGCTCTCTGATGAAGGATATTTTACCGGGAGCAACCGCAAAGCACGTAACCGGGATATCTGGCAGTACCTTGACGGAGTAACTTCAGGAGACTGTCAGATGCAGGCAGAGGGCGAATCCAGACGCCTTATACGCGATCTCGGGGAAATTTACGGCAGCTATGATGTGGCCTCTGTAAAAGCCCGTATACAGGAGCTTATCAGTTACTTCAGGAACGCATATCCTGGAAAGAGAGATCCTGAGGAGGTACAGAGGCTCAAAGGCATGCGCAGGGAGTGGGAAGCAGAATGCCTCTGGGGGTATTTCGGATGGAACAGCAAAAATGTGCATCATCTCAGGCTTGGTTTCTACACAGGTGACATATTCAATCCGCAGCCCACACAGGAGCGGGACGTTGCACCTGTTGCGGCACTCCTCTCAGAGGTCAATCCGGATATAGTCACTGTCGCTCTCGATCCTGAGGGAAGCGGTCCAGATACCCATTACAAGGCGCTGCAGGCTGTTGCTGATGCCTTGCGGGTGTATAGCAGAAAAACCGGGCGTAAAGAGATCAAAGTCTGGGGGTACCGTAATGTCTGGTACAGGTTTCACCCGTCAGAGGCCAATAAATTCGTTCCGGTTTCTTTGAACATGTTTGCTGTGATGAAAGCGGCGTTTATGCACTCATTTGTTTCTCAGAAAGATGCTCCATTTCCCAGTTATGAATATGATGGCCCTTTCTGCGATCTGGCACAGAAGATCCAGGTTGACCAGTACCATGCTGTCAAGACCTGTCTTGGTCGAGAATGGTTTTATGAGCACCCCAGTCCTCTGATCAGGGCGACACGGGGGATTGTCTATTTAAAGGAGATGAGTCTGGAGGAGCTTTACAGCCATACAAGAGAACTGGCCATGGCAACAGAGAATTTCACTGCGCCGGATAAATAA
- a CDS encoding right-handed parallel beta-helix repeat-containing protein: protein MKTIGTLLITFLLTINLFASSLVVTSDLTADAVWDVDTVLIDKEGIEIKEGARLTIASGTHIIFNKSISFITVKGTITASGTVDDSIRITRLNPANSWTGIRLVPRSRESGKLDSSFFRFCVLRNTVFSSSEVLYKTQGTTLHCGAGNYISLKNCSITDSYGDIGGAVYCDSGSVVDIEDCYFAHNLNNRNGTVSGGGAIMTSEKGSATLFVQNCRFERNSARTGGAVRIGRNSKVEFNNCVFYSDTTLSINASIGDIRGGALAIFGPTDVTLRNCIIFDCKSHDRGGGIYCSDASLKLINCTIVNNSSFYGGGIFFGHDSSASSPVLINTIEGGNGTLARLTRDSAGCGIFLDSAVTPSFRYCQMYDTVYDHTIKPYQGVFTGSRVYHTKFVATMHLSGIPDTVVEGFQLFSLFGVGDPSINGGDPDTSGLGLPEYDLLGKRRINGAVIDIGAMEFYDEIILNKQNARNRKQHLLSPAPGELTVYSLQGQKVGSFSGVFSSQSIQRFVHRKLPQGIYVVTFGRYGRVVWSKQVFVK from the coding sequence ATGAAAACGATCGGTACTCTTTTAATCACCTTTTTGTTGACAATAAACCTTTTTGCGTCTTCACTTGTGGTGACTTCTGACCTTACCGCTGATGCTGTCTGGGATGTGGATACGGTGCTGATCGATAAAGAAGGCATTGAGATAAAGGAGGGAGCGCGTCTGACAATTGCTTCAGGAACCCATATCATCTTCAATAAAAGCATTTCATTCATTACTGTAAAGGGCACCATAACCGCAAGCGGTACCGTAGATGATTCTATCCGGATTACAAGATTAAACCCTGCCAATAGCTGGACTGGTATCCGTTTAGTACCACGATCCCGTGAATCGGGCAAACTTGATTCATCATTCTTTCGATTCTGTGTTTTGAGGAATACTGTTTTTTCCAGCAGTGAAGTGCTGTATAAGACACAGGGGACAACACTTCATTGCGGAGCGGGTAACTATATTTCGCTGAAGAATTGCAGCATAACAGATTCATATGGTGATATAGGCGGGGCAGTTTACTGTGATTCAGGGTCAGTAGTTGATATTGAAGACTGTTATTTCGCGCATAACCTGAACAACAGAAATGGTACTGTTTCCGGTGGTGGTGCAATAATGACCAGCGAAAAAGGATCTGCGACTCTTTTTGTTCAGAACTGCAGGTTTGAACGTAACAGCGCCAGGACTGGCGGTGCTGTTCGGATCGGCAGGAATTCAAAAGTTGAATTCAACAATTGCGTTTTTTACAGCGATACAACTCTTTCAATAAACGCCTCAATTGGAGATATCAGAGGAGGTGCGTTGGCGATATTCGGGCCGACTGATGTAACCTTGCGCAACTGCATAATTTTTGATTGTAAATCTCACGACAGGGGCGGAGGTATTTATTGTTCAGACGCATCATTGAAGCTGATTAATTGCACCATTGTCAATAATTCTTCGTTTTATGGCGGTGGAATATTTTTCGGACATGACTCTTCAGCCTCATCTCCTGTTCTTATAAATACGATCGAGGGAGGGAATGGTACCCTGGCCAGACTTACCCGTGACAGTGCCGGTTGCGGAATTTTCCTTGACAGTGCCGTTACTCCGTCTTTCCGATATTGTCAAATGTATGATACAGTTTATGACCACACGATAAAGCCCTATCAGGGGGTATTTACAGGTAGCAGAGTTTACCATACAAAGTTTGTCGCTACTATGCATCTTTCCGGCATTCCGGACACAGTTGTTGAAGGATTCCAGTTGTTCAGCCTGTTTGGTGTTGGTGACCCGTCAATAAATGGTGGGGACCCGGATACCTCAGGACTTGGTTTGCCGGAGTACGATCTTCTTGGAAAAAGACGGATTAACGGCGCTGTGATAGATATCGGGGCAATGGAATTTTATGATGAAATTATATTGAATAAACAAAACGCCCGAAATAGAAAACAGCACTTGTTAAGTCCTGCTCCCGGTGAACTTACAGTTTATTCTCTTCAGGGTCAAAAAGTCGGGTCCTTCAGCGGTGTATTTTCTTCTCAATCGATACAGCGTTTTGTCCACAGAAAACTGCCGCAGGGAATCTATGTCGTTACTTTTGGGCGTTATGGGCGAGTTGTATGGTCTAAGCAGGTTTTTGTTAAATAA
- the ftsY gene encoding signal recognition particle-docking protein FtsY has protein sequence MSLISRLKDGLSKTRSQLISIVGSEDRFDEQFFESLEEALIAADIGMELSEEIIDDLKWRIDEEGIRDIREAYKELKRVLASSLNVVKLPEEFPPRPWVILVVGVNGVGKTTTIGKMAHELRQKGKSVMLGAADTFRAGAIEQLRVWADRTGCDFVAQQEGSDAASVAFDAIEAAKARNIDVLILDTAGRLHTKVNLMSELDKIVRVIKRNTPHAPNEILLVIDATTGQNALKQVKVFNDALGLTGLIVTKLDGTAKGGVAIAMTRQFKIPIKKIGVGEGIDDLQDFDPKAYVEAMFGDLQGE, from the coding sequence ATGAGCCTTATTTCGCGGTTAAAGGATGGTTTGAGCAAAACGCGCTCGCAACTGATATCGATAGTCGGCAGTGAGGATCGTTTTGATGAGCAGTTTTTTGAATCGCTGGAAGAGGCGCTTATTGCTGCGGATATCGGGATGGAACTCTCTGAGGAGATTATTGATGATTTAAAGTGGCGAATCGATGAAGAGGGGATACGGGATATCCGCGAGGCCTATAAGGAGCTCAAACGAGTGCTTGCATCAAGCCTGAATGTTGTAAAGCTTCCCGAGGAGTTTCCTCCCAGGCCATGGGTGATTCTCGTGGTGGGTGTAAATGGGGTGGGTAAAACCACTACTATCGGCAAAATGGCTCATGAGCTGAGGCAGAAGGGTAAATCTGTGATGCTTGGGGCTGCTGATACTTTCAGGGCCGGTGCGATAGAGCAGTTGAGGGTATGGGCTGACCGTACAGGGTGTGATTTTGTGGCGCAGCAGGAGGGCTCTGATGCCGCATCGGTGGCATTTGATGCCATAGAGGCAGCCAAAGCCAGAAATATCGATGTGCTTATACTTGACACCGCAGGAAGGCTTCATACAAAAGTAAATCTGATGAGCGAGCTTGACAAGATCGTAAGAGTCATAAAGCGTAATACTCCTCATGCGCCAAACGAGATTCTTCTGGTAATCGATGCCACAACGGGGCAGAACGCGCTCAAGCAGGTAAAGGTTTTCAATGACGCGCTGGGGCTTACAGGACTTATTGTAACGAAGCTGGATGGTACTGCAAAGGGAGGGGTGGCGATTGCCATGACAAGGCAATTCAAGATTCCCATCAAAAAAATCGGTGTAGGTGAGGGGATCGATGATCTTCAGGATTTTGACCCCAAAGCTTATGTCGAGGCGATGTTTGGAGATTTGCAGGGAGAGTGA
- a CDS encoding HDOD domain-containing protein, which translates to MNQNADPGVIERYNRIIENIDHLPSLPAIVTRLIEVVNSPDSSADDAAKLIEKDPALTSKIIRLANSAFYGIPRSISSVSTAVVILGFSTIRSIVLSAALMKVFPGTTKRSFDRDRFWKHSIVTALASRLLARHFINIRMMDPESAFCAGILHDLGKLIFDEYLTEDYLKACEYARNNGIPLLSAEKEILGITHAEIGMILAEKWELPPDLGLPLVFHHNPFSTDKLVDLVTTVHIADVLAHESGNAIWDNEERPEEWDKAREVLRFGDSDYQKVTETLAQSLEKSSEFFDIIK; encoded by the coding sequence ATGAATCAGAATGCAGATCCCGGGGTAATCGAGCGGTATAATCGTATCATAGAGAATATCGATCATCTTCCGTCACTGCCGGCAATAGTGACCCGGCTTATAGAGGTTGTCAACTCACCTGATTCATCGGCGGACGATGCTGCAAAGCTGATTGAGAAGGATCCTGCGCTTACAAGCAAGATTATCCGTCTGGCAAACAGTGCCTTTTATGGAATTCCCCGAAGCATTTCTTCCGTGTCAACTGCAGTGGTTATTCTTGGGTTCAGCACGATTCGCTCTATCGTTCTAAGTGCGGCGTTGATGAAGGTTTTTCCAGGGACAACGAAGAGGTCTTTTGACAGGGATCGTTTCTGGAAGCATTCCATTGTCACAGCGCTTGCATCCAGGCTATTGGCTCGTCATTTTATCAATATCCGTATGATGGATCCGGAGAGTGCGTTTTGCGCCGGGATTCTTCATGATCTGGGCAAGCTGATTTTTGATGAGTACTTAACAGAGGATTATCTGAAGGCTTGTGAATATGCCCGTAATAACGGTATACCACTTTTAAGTGCGGAAAAAGAGATACTTGGAATTACACATGCTGAAATCGGCATGATATTAGCGGAAAAGTGGGAACTGCCGCCTGATCTGGGTCTTCCTCTGGTTTTTCACCACAATCCCTTTTCAACAGATAAACTGGTGGATCTGGTGACTACGGTGCATATAGCAGATGTTCTGGCACATGAGTCCGGCAATGCGATATGGGATAATGAGGAGCGGCCGGAGGAATGGGACAAGGCCAGGGAAGTGCTGAGATTTGGCGATTCAGATTATCAGAAGGTAACTGAGACACTTGCTCAGAGCCTTGAGAAGTCATCAGAATTTTTTGATATAATCAAATAG
- the mtaB gene encoding tRNA (N(6)-L-threonylcarbamoyladenosine(37)-C(2))-methylthiotransferase MtaB, translated as MHKDSCAKRRVHIKTIGCRTNQEEMAALRVRLSREGYLLVDNPEDADILIVNTCSVTSGTESKTSRMIRTLLSRAPSARILVTGCLAQQKPEQLKSSGIHWVVGNTFKNSIVSILRDECGGVYHSSFEKNGLVCEDDCGEVSQADEFRTRFSIKIQEGCDYSCTYCIVPRLRGPSRSVPGWKILEKCREAVDAGFKEIVLTGTHIGQAGKDEGWTLIELLKKIISIDGDFRVRLSSLDPRDLSDELLQIIGEEPKVCDHLHVSVQSLNADVLVAMKRDGGGLDNLLSKLFSFRQRYPHAGLGGDFIVGFPGETEEMFSSTLENVRLLGFSYGHVFRFSARPQTAAFSMSGKIPESVKSERSASLRRVIDESRGEFLSRCVGVPLRIIVESLEPVSGLTSNYIRVKVPEVNASRNSWLEVLLKKAHNYRYCIAEPFYRKDL; from the coding sequence ATGCATAAAGACTCCTGTGCAAAGCGCAGGGTTCATATCAAAACAATCGGCTGCAGGACAAATCAGGAGGAGATGGCTGCTTTAAGAGTGCGCCTGTCCAGAGAGGGGTATCTTCTGGTGGATAATCCCGAGGATGCGGACATATTAATAGTAAACACATGCTCCGTGACCTCTGGAACCGAATCAAAGACATCCAGAATGATCAGAACTCTCTTATCCCGGGCTCCATCAGCCCGTATTCTAGTCACCGGATGCCTTGCCCAGCAGAAACCTGAGCAGTTGAAATCATCGGGGATACACTGGGTTGTGGGAAACACTTTCAAGAACAGTATAGTTTCGATACTTCGGGATGAGTGCGGGGGGGTGTATCACTCCTCATTTGAGAAAAATGGTCTTGTATGTGAAGATGATTGCGGTGAGGTGTCTCAGGCGGATGAATTTCGCACAAGGTTTTCTATCAAGATTCAGGAGGGCTGTGATTACAGTTGTACATATTGTATCGTACCCCGTCTTCGCGGTCCATCAAGATCTGTGCCCGGATGGAAAATTCTGGAGAAATGCAGAGAAGCAGTGGATGCCGGTTTCAAAGAGATCGTGCTGACAGGTACCCATATCGGGCAGGCCGGAAAAGATGAGGGTTGGACACTTATAGAGCTTCTCAAGAAAATTATCAGTATCGATGGTGATTTCAGGGTAAGACTCAGTTCTCTGGATCCCCGTGATCTCAGTGATGAGTTGCTTCAGATAATAGGGGAGGAGCCTAAGGTCTGTGATCATCTGCATGTCAGTGTTCAGAGTCTCAATGCTGATGTGCTTGTGGCGATGAAAAGGGATGGTGGGGGGCTGGATAATCTTCTCAGCAAGCTCTTCTCTTTCCGTCAAAGGTATCCTCATGCCGGACTTGGCGGTGATTTTATAGTGGGTTTTCCGGGTGAGACAGAGGAGATGTTTTCCTCTACCCTTGAAAATGTTCGCTTGCTGGGGTTTTCTTACGGTCATGTCTTCCGCTTTTCCGCTCGTCCTCAGACAGCTGCGTTCTCGATGTCCGGAAAGATTCCTGAGAGTGTGAAGAGTGAAAGGAGCGCTTCTCTACGGAGGGTAATAGATGAGAGCAGGGGTGAGTTTCTCAGCAGGTGCGTGGGGGTACCTTTGAGAATTATAGTGGAGTCACTGGAGCCTGTATCAGGGCTTACATCCAATTACATACGGGTAAAAGTGCCTGAGGTAAATGCGTCGCGAAATTCCTGGCTTGAAGTCCTGTTGAAAAAAGCGCATAATTACAGATATTGTATAGCAGAACCTTTTTACCGGAAAGATTTATGA
- a CDS encoding STAS domain-containing protein, translated as MSRSKVEIKIVRHFAGSVVKNTVSEIREHIGSENPVDLTLDFSETEFIDSSGIGSLVTLARDSKDRDTGLVLKNLNEYIYDLFQNIGLDRIFTIDRGGGIRPAEVDLLGTSVDIRLDLKKEILDDVCVFELSGVLSHPAGSEYLKQQLLLSLDGFRKILLDMEDLTFFDSMSLGTVLSVNNLLRETGGSMSICSVNYIVNDLFSTLNVGSIIPLFPSRQEALEAWEIANA; from the coding sequence ATGTCCAGAAGTAAAGTAGAAATAAAGATCGTCCGTCATTTTGCCGGATCGGTAGTCAAGAATACTGTTTCTGAAATCAGAGAGCATATCGGGAGTGAAAATCCTGTCGATTTAACTTTGGATTTTTCAGAAACCGAATTTATTGACAGTTCAGGCATAGGATCACTTGTCACTCTGGCCCGCGATTCAAAAGACAGGGATACCGGGCTGGTGCTTAAGAATCTAAACGAATATATTTATGATCTGTTCCAGAATATCGGACTTGATAGAATATTTACAATTGATAGGGGCGGGGGGATCAGACCGGCAGAGGTTGATCTGCTGGGTACATCGGTGGATATCCGTCTGGACCTGAAAAAAGAGATTCTGGATGATGTGTGTGTGTTCGAACTCTCCGGCGTGCTGAGTCATCCGGCCGGTTCAGAATATCTCAAACAGCAGTTACTTCTCTCTCTGGACGGGTTCAGGAAGATACTGCTTGACATGGAAGATTTGACCTTTTTTGACAGTATGAGTCTGGGCACGGTTTTAAGTGTCAATAACCTTCTCCGGGAAACCGGAGGAAGCATGAGTATATGCTCTGTAAATTATATTGTCAATGACCTCTTCTCAACTCTCAATGTAGGCTCCATAATTCCTCTTTTCCCTTCCAGGCAGGAAGCACTCGAGGCCTGGGAAATCGCCAATGCATAA
- the mutL gene encoding DNA mismatch repair endonuclease MutL: MQHTTTIKVLPQTVVEKIAAGEVVERPGSVLKELIENSIDASATRIDVFLEDAGFSLIKVVDNGLGMSSEDLRLCLLPHATSKISSADDLYAVATMGFRGEAMGSIAAVSRVQVESSSSEDGLGFRISSDGGAVHELLPCPHNRGTTVSVRDLFFNVPARKKFMKTHRGEQLACMRFFEQIAIPFPSVHFTLSIDNKKVLEFPIASSPLERIGAVAGNQFARRLIECRGSRPGMEALIYVSSPEDLKERPRFNSLFVNLRRIDNDSVTFAVREAFSQFLGSSFRPSFFCFLDIDPSRIDVNVHPTKQQVKFDNERDLFGFIFSTVKSSITSTMVQPGSFLTGETPSSVPPPAWDSSPLTCFSGTSGGMSTFSVREQPPETPGSSQTILPFPGSSYEPSQKEVDPPQQNGVQLTSEERDERWDLIPCYQIHSLFVLAPIKNGILIIDQHAAHERVLFEQALEDLKRGRAASQQLLFPIVLELTATEKAVIESARKYLQSFGFEIEDFGGQAVSISAIPAFLKDGAVKETVTGIVKYLLEGKDPQAFLEPEKRFAAAFACGAAIKAGQKLTQEEMNALLNSLFSAKNPYICPHGRPTLVRISIDELSRRFLR; encoded by the coding sequence ATGCAACATACAACCACTATCAAAGTACTGCCACAGACAGTTGTGGAGAAGATCGCGGCTGGAGAGGTCGTTGAGCGGCCTGGATCTGTACTGAAAGAACTGATCGAAAATTCCATCGATGCATCCGCTACCAGAATCGATGTTTTTCTGGAGGATGCCGGGTTTTCCCTGATAAAGGTTGTCGACAACGGCCTGGGTATGTCCTCAGAGGATCTTCGTCTCTGCCTTCTTCCTCATGCTACCAGTAAAATCAGCAGTGCCGATGATCTCTATGCTGTCGCCACCATGGGGTTCAGGGGTGAGGCTATGGGGAGCATCGCGGCTGTGAGCAGGGTTCAGGTCGAGAGTTCATCTTCGGAGGACGGACTCGGTTTCAGGATCAGTTCCGATGGAGGAGCGGTTCATGAGCTTCTACCCTGTCCTCATAACCGCGGTACTACCGTTTCTGTAAGGGATCTTTTTTTCAATGTGCCTGCACGAAAAAAGTTCATGAAAACCCATAGAGGTGAACAACTTGCATGCATGCGCTTTTTCGAGCAGATAGCAATACCTTTTCCCTCTGTTCATTTTACTCTTTCTATCGACAACAAAAAGGTTCTCGAATTTCCGATCGCATCATCTCCTCTGGAGAGAATCGGTGCTGTGGCTGGAAATCAGTTTGCCCGCAGGCTTATAGAGTGCCGCGGGAGCAGGCCGGGGATGGAAGCGCTTATCTATGTTTCCTCTCCGGAAGATCTGAAGGAGCGTCCCAGGTTCAATTCTTTGTTTGTAAATCTGCGCCGCATAGACAACGACTCTGTTACATTCGCTGTCAGAGAGGCATTCTCCCAGTTTCTGGGCTCCTCTTTTCGACCCTCTTTCTTCTGTTTTCTCGACATCGATCCATCCAGAATCGACGTCAATGTTCATCCTACTAAACAGCAAGTCAAATTTGACAATGAGCGGGATCTGTTCGGTTTTATTTTCTCTACCGTAAAGAGCAGTATCACCTCTACTATGGTGCAGCCTGGTTCATTCCTGACCGGAGAAACACCCTCATCTGTGCCTCCTCCAGCCTGGGACAGTTCTCCTCTTACCTGTTTTTCAGGAACATCGGGGGGGATGTCCACTTTCTCAGTCCGGGAGCAGCCGCCCGAGACTCCGGGCAGTTCTCAGACCATTCTTCCATTCCCCGGGAGCAGTTACGAGCCATCTCAGAAAGAAGTTGACCCTCCTCAACAGAACGGTGTACAATTAACGTCAGAGGAGCGGGATGAGCGCTGGGATCTGATTCCCTGTTACCAGATCCATTCTCTTTTTGTGCTGGCCCCCATAAAAAACGGCATTCTCATCATAGACCAGCATGCTGCTCATGAGCGGGTGCTCTTTGAGCAGGCACTTGAGGATCTGAAGAGGGGCCGTGCCGCATCACAGCAGTTACTCTTTCCGATTGTCCTCGAATTGACCGCTACCGAAAAAGCGGTCATTGAATCGGCCCGGAAGTATCTTCAGTCATTCGGCTTTGAAATTGAGGATTTTGGCGGGCAGGCGGTATCGATTTCTGCTATTCCTGCTTTTCTCAAAGACGGGGCAGTGAAGGAGACTGTGACCGGGATAGTGAAATACCTTCTGGAGGGTAAAGATCCTCAGGCATTTCTGGAGCCGGAAAAAAGGTTTGCGGCTGCATTTGCCTGCGGGGCGGCAATAAAAGCGGGCCAGAAGTTGACTCAGGAGGAGATGAACGCGTTGCTTAACAGCCTTTTCTCTGCAAAAAACCCCTATATATGTCCACACGGGAGGCCTACACTGGTCAGGATTTCGATCGATGAGCTTTCCAGAAGATTCCTTCGTTAG
- a CDS encoding SDR family oxidoreductase, producing MAAKILISGATGSVGRVLIRNLVRSGKDVRAGVHKEDKSDLVKMTGVELAKLEYEDFATIDRALQEIETLFLVTPYAREQVEYAKRMIDHASLFGVSHIVYLSIMGADQVPGTQFSRWHRRVEKYLEASSVAFTVLRSNIYMQNFLRFIQPSGGLIYIPMNGAKVSYIDVRDVAAVASEVVLAGKEHFGNTYELTGPFALSMDDVADILTEAVGSHIGYINIPQETARHIMESLGTPGWLVEGMLELYAMQRSGINERVTALVEEITSKKPIPFDQFANDYSNIFKAIVQQEHHTYLS from the coding sequence ATGGCTGCTAAAATTCTTATCTCCGGCGCTACAGGTTCTGTAGGGCGGGTCCTTATAAGAAACCTGGTGCGGAGCGGCAAAGATGTGCGTGCGGGGGTTCATAAAGAAGATAAATCCGATTTGGTAAAGATGACCGGAGTGGAACTGGCGAAACTTGAGTATGAAGATTTTGCTACAATCGACCGTGCTCTTCAGGAAATTGAGACTCTGTTTCTGGTTACTCCTTATGCCAGAGAGCAGGTCGAGTATGCAAAACGCATGATCGATCACGCCTCACTTTTTGGAGTGAGTCATATTGTGTATCTGTCGATCATGGGTGCGGATCAGGTACCGGGTACACAGTTCAGCAGATGGCACAGGAGGGTGGAGAAGTATCTGGAGGCAAGTTCTGTGGCTTTCACTGTCCTGCGTTCTAACATCTATATGCAGAATTTCCTGCGCTTCATTCAGCCATCAGGAGGGCTTATCTATATCCCCATGAATGGTGCTAAAGTCAGCTATATCGATGTGCGTGATGTTGCCGCTGTGGCATCGGAGGTGGTTCTGGCAGGGAAGGAGCATTTCGGCAACACCTACGAGCTTACCGGGCCCTTTGCACTTTCGATGGATGATGTTGCGGACATTCTGACGGAGGCTGTGGGAAGTCATATCGGTTATATCAATATCCCTCAGGAAACTGCCAGACATATCATGGAGAGTCTGGGTACGCCTGGATGGCTGGTGGAGGGGATGCTTGAGCTTTATGCAATGCAGCGTTCCGGAATAAACGAGAGAGTTACTGCTCTGGTGGAAGAGATCACAAGCAAAAAGCCGATTCCTTTCGATCAGTTTGCAAATGACTACAGTAACATTTTTAAGGCTATTGTCCAGCAGGAGCATCATACGTACCTGAGCTGA